Below is a genomic region from Betta splendens chromosome 8, fBetSpl5.4, whole genome shotgun sequence.
TTATAGTTATATTTGTCCAAGTTCTGGCAATCtttgttggaaaaaaaacaactcttaTTTTGATTTTACCGGTATAAAGGCTTAAAAACTTATTATGCTGCCTTCCTGTTTTATAGAATATTACGATGATGTTTAGATGACTATATTTGATctatataaattaaaattagTTCATTATTTGACAGCAATAACATGTCTTTAATTAAGGATAGGAATGTGGCTTAAGCAGGTGAAGTGCTTCTATTTAACCTAAATCATGAGCAATAAAAGCCCCACTTCGCAGGTGAAGGGGCTAAGAAATGTTTGACACTAATGTAGATTACTCAGATTAGGCAGGTATAAGGTTTAGGTATAGTAGAAAAAAATGCTGGATTttctcacaaaataaaatagtttTGTTCATGCACTTAATTTGAAGGTTTAGCTACACAAAGAGTTGAACGCAATAGACATGGCAGCAAATAAAACCCAATAACACTTTGTATGAACACAGCATTTTATAGTGAAACACAGCAGTTTGATACATTATCCAAGATAGAAAAAAGCAGGTTCGGCACACAATGCAGAAGAGTTCCTCATTCACAACGGTACTGAGGGCGGTTGGCTCTAACAGCAGACGTTTAAATGTCCGCATTTGTCATTCGTGTGCTTCCAGCTGACTGTAACTGGTGGCACTGGCTTTCAGACGCTAATGAGCTTCATCACAACACAGGAATCATACCAAtagttgtgttttaattttccGCCTAGCTGTGATTTTGTTAAAAGCTTGGATGGTGAATTATATCCCAGCCTGTTGTGCCTATTTAGTCTAAGTGAATGTTTCTGCATGCAGCTGCAGTTCAGTCTCCAAATATAGAAAAACAATAAACCcctcagctacagtacagtctgACTACTGACTCATCCCTCACAGTTGGGTCACACATTGCAATATGGtgctgaaacagaaaaaagaaatcaaaaataTGAAGCGAGGGGCATATTTGGCTAAAGGATAAGGTTTGATTTAATCACTTTCTTTAAAATTACACCTAAAATGTGAATTCATTAAATACTAAGATGTAGAAATTTTACAAAAGCCAAATGCCCTCATGGATACTCTGAGTATTAATCATCTCACCATTGAATCACTGTGTACTACTGATCATCATTTCTACTTATTTTACCaagtatatacagtagaaaaagCAATGTTTAGTTCAAAGGCTCTTAGATTGGCTCGAACAAATACTTACAAGTCCCAAACCATATTTCTACACAGAACAACAACGGTCTTGAGATGAACTCGTACAGGCTTCGTCTGTTCAAAACTGCATGCAGGACTTTTAGAGCACAGCATTGATTTGTTACCGAGGTAATTGCCTCATATTGCCCGCTTTCATGTCTCAGACGGGGACTGCGGGCTGCAGGCCTGTAAACAGGATTATTCCATGAAGAGTCTCTTTGGTGAAACCCCAGAACCTCAGACAGTGCTTCTCTGAAAGGATTCAGGCTAAACCTGGAAGTCAGTCCCAAAGTGTCTACCCTGGGCATCAGTCAATGACAGATAGGTGGTCCTCATACTTGGAGAATACTGCAAGACAAAGGgttggaaaaacaaactttagtTCATTTGCATTCGAACAGCAGCCGCATAAAACATTGAACATTAAAATGACGGGATCTACTCTAAGTCTGGGAGGCACTTATTTGGATTAGGGGCTGCTCTTGACTATGAGGCTGTGGAATCGGGATTGTGCGTTAACGTTGCGAATGGTTAAACAGCGGGTGAAGAGCAGACAGAGGGCAGAAGTGAGGGGTCACAGAATAAATTACACTCACATGTGGCAATGTGGATACAACAGTGGCAGgagttcaaaggtcacagagCTCAGGTAACTGAACGGAGTTTTAATAGGCTTTGAGGGCTTTCGGGGGGTAGCAGGTTAAAACATTCGGCATAGCAAGCTTCATTACTGAGGCAACAGTGTGTGAAGTGAGAATGAAATCATGAGAAAGAAGTGAAGCAAGAGAAAACTTACTGTTTATAAAAGTCAGAGTCAAAGAATGACAATAGAAATAGGTTAGTTACAAAAAGACTGGTTAATGTCGAGCAGTTAAACAACACAGATGATCATGCAAGTACATgattcaaataaaattaaaatggacaataaaacaaaaaaccaaaaaaacaaatattaaaaacatcttCATgaattgctgtgtttgtggttaaTTCACACTTTGCTTTCCAAAATGTCAGGCGTCACtgtaacacaaatacaaattaacACAAGCCAGTGCCAAATAAAAATGCATCTCAGAGTCAGcgtaaaaatgaataaataatagtCCACAATGGTTGTCTCCGTCTCCGGCATAAAAGATGTTTGAAGTCTTTGGTTCGCTGTGAACACTGTTCAAGCACTGACTCAGCCACgcaaacggcggagaaacttcACCTTAAAGAAAGTGAATATGTATTTTGCCGGGATCATCTATTATTTAGCTCCCGCTCCGGAGCCGCGCCGCTGCATGTTATAGACTGGGAGCTCTGCCGTTAAAATAAGACACCTGGCGTGAACACGAGCAGTCAGCGGGAGTCCCTCCCCGCTCAGGAGTGATCATTGTTACTTTAAGCGTACGCACGCGTGTGCGTTGGCCTTAACAATGTCTTTGTGAGCATTAGAAACACAATCCAAGGCAGCTGTGACGGGAATATGAGCACATGCTCATGgctcggcggcgccggcgcctgcATACAGATGTGGCACGTCGCGGCCggccgccagcagagggcagtctAACGTCGTTTGCAAACCCCTCGCTGCCCTAACTACGTCTCGAATGAGGAAAAGCACCGTTATGGTCCTGATGCTGCCGCGCCTGCTTTCTGTtagcgtcatcatcatcatcacactaaGGACACAAGACCGTCATAGGGCCAACGCACCGAGGGAGGCGGGGATCCTCTCCCTATTAGGGGCACGTTCTCATATCGAGGGCTCCCTCCGAACAGCATGGACTGATTCCTGTGAGACACACATGAGCAGCAGTAAGTGATGAATGATCCACAACACAAGAGCCCTAATTCGCACCTGGTGCCAAAAAACGCATTGCGGGGTGATGAGATCACAGGAGACACACGTGCACGCCTCCACGTCGGCCCAGATGTCATCGCTCGCAGTTTGTCTCGGTGGCCACCTGTGATTCGATCACCCGGGGTGCGTCCTGACGCCGGGCGCGAACAGGGTCACGTGCACGTGCGGCCGTCTTTTCTGCGTCTTACATGTATTCAGGGGGGGGCGCGGCATTGGAGACCGACGGGGGGGGCGGCTGGAGGCTGGCCTGGCTGCCGAAGCTGCTGGTGTAGCTGCAGAAGCTGTGGATGTTGGCTCGCCTGGGGTTGTAGGACATTCTCCTGGCCTGGGGGTTGAACGGGTCCTCCTCGTCTATGTCGTCGTACTCTTTATCCCTGGACGAACACGCAGAgaaggacagaaacaaaagagagtGCACGCATTAACGCCGTCCAGGAGGGCACTGCGGACGCTGTGTAATGGGCTAAGGGCTTTGCTTGGCGCTGACCTACTGCCCATTAGAGTCCACACTTGGAAAATAGCACACAGCATAGCAGAGAGTGCACAGGCGGacagcagggaaaacaaagagagGTAGAGGAGCCCTTCCACCCCATCATAGCACACGCCTATCAGGGCATCGAGGTAGTCCTGCATGGGGGGGACACAACACAGAGTCACCGTCAGTGGAGCACTCACAAATACATGGCGCATACAGTATTCTCTGAACCTCTACTCAGAGGTTGGACGCAATAACAATGTGGGCTTGCAGGTTACAGATGAACAGTTATGATATTGAGAAcagtaataaattattattacacactACACAAAGATGATTAATCACGTTATTATCGTAACTCAGCCCGGTGGCTCTAAacaggcaacaacaacagctcagaggttaaacacacaaatatacaatacAGGTTGCTATATTGCAGTCGCAACGAGCCCGACCGAAGCTTTGACTGGGAGTTATCAGTTTTATTCGACATGCGTTTATTTGTCTTTCTAGTATTTTGTACACGTGGCGGCTCacaccctcctccttccaccacaTGCTGCAACCCCAGCTGCAAGAAACGCATTTTCAGAGCAGAGATGTCTGACAGCTTaaaacctggcaacccaaaGTTAGGGTGGTGCACGGAGCCTGTGTAGTGAGGCTGCTAACGCTTTATATAAACACATCGGTGTGTGAGGAGCACACAAAGGTAGGACTGAATATCAGGTAAGTGGGTCGTCTAAGTGGTGCTGAGCTGTGCTACAAAGCAGCCCTATTAAAAAGTGCCCTGGTCAGAATCTGACCTTACCTTGTGTAGCCCGCGGCAGTCGAGCAAGGCTGTTAGCTGGTGCAGACTGAACTCCGTGGAGTTCAACAGTCGCTGGATCCCCACAAGGTCTCGCTGGATAACAAGGTGTAAAAAGGGGGAagaatgagacacacacacctccagagCGTCAGAATAAGGCATCAGTAATAACCACTTACCTCGGCGGTGGGAAAGACGGGCACTGAGAACTGCAGCAGGCCCTGGATCTGGATCTGCATGGTGGTCAGGGAGCGCTGGCCGATTGTTAGCGACTGGAGGAGCGCAATCGCCCGCCGGCATCACGGGAGCAGACGTCCGGGGCAGAACAATGAGAGGATCATTTTAAATCGGAGCATTGTTTGGGAGCAGCATGTCAACGCGTACATTGGTGTAAGTAAGGCCTCATAAAGCGCTTAACAGAAGACACATTTCTTTCCAGACAGATTATCCTTCGCTATCAACCCGACTCGCCCGCAGATCAGCCCCACGTttctcagcaccagcagcatttTTATCAGCCAGGTTATCAGCGGGGGGATTATCCTTACCGATTGTCTTAATCCACAAATGGACGCTGCCATGATAATGTGGGATTCATAATTACTGATCAGGGATTTAGCCCCCCGTGAACATGCCACACACATCCATACCTCACATGTTCAAGTGGAACCTAAACATCTCAGACTTTAGTTACTGTATCTGTGCTGCAGATGCTCAAACTGAATCAGTGCTTTTTAAATCCTGTTTATTTATTCGTGGTTGTGAAGATCATTATTCCATACTTTATTGACCTTCCAACACATCCTACAATAGCAAAGAAGCAAAGAACATTCATGGCTAAATAAATTCTAAATACAGAGCATAATGATAACAGCTGACAGCTCCGCTGACcttaaaaatgtgtgtgataaGCAAATGTCTTTACTGATCTGAACTgattaataaaacatgtctTTTTCCAGGGTCTTGATACATACAGAGCTGTAAGTGTGAGAACAGCTGTGGACGTGTAGTCAATACCTGTTGGAAGGGGTTTGGCAGATTCGGACTGCAGAACAAATAATAGTGTGCAACATCTGGAAAGTGAAAAGAAGCCGATTAGGATTGTGGACTGTTGTGTCTGCGCGACTATGATGTGGAGGAATCAATTACCTGCGGTGAGGAAACCCTTTGTCTTGTTAACAATGAACTTGTCTGGAGACACACAGAAGTCACTGGTGCCCTGGGCGAAGACAAAAACATGCTTACACGTACTCCTGTAACTATAAAGGAGGATGATACAGTGTCTGTGCAGGACATGAATCCGCATCCAATTTATTTCCTAGCAGCCACTGAGCGAAGCGGATCCAGCGCTGGACACTCATTGACAGTCtctcagcagcacaaacagcatttTTGAAGCCTTGAACTCAACCAGTGAAATGAAACCGCTTCCACGGATGCCCACGGACATGTGCAGACAGAGCAGGGTGTTCCCccgtaacagacacacacgtgcataattcaatatttaattaaatgttttcacGTTCATTAATTCATCCATGGAGAGCTGCTAATGGTGCGCGGATAAACAATTAAGGGTCAAAGTTACACAGCCTCTTTCCCAAAACACGGAAATATGGCAATTTAGGAAATAAAAGGCACCAGCTGAAATAAATGGGGTAATTTGTCATGCACATGTATAATTCACAGCTGGCTGACATGACCCCTGGCAAAAATAACAGGCCACTGTTCAAAGTTTAAAGGGATCAAGATGTCTGCTCTGATGACGAACGAGACATCAAAGCCTGGTGTCATTTATTCTTAATGGAGCCTGTCCACTGCTCTTCATGTCAGAGCCGGTCACAAAGTCACTTTCAACAGCCCGTTGTTATGAAGCAGCTGACTCCGAGGCAGCGGCGATCGATTAGAACGGAGACCGAATCCAACAGCCTGCGCTGCGACGTGACGTGACGCGACGCGAGCAGCGCCTCAGCCTTCAGGTCCCATTCGTAGCCCGAACGTGACATGTTTCCAGCAACATGCCAGAAATGATGCTCCGTCTTGTTACGCTGGCGGGGACGTGTTGTTTGCCCCGTGTCTCATTAAATATGTACACATTTATGAGCTATTTCTAGGACACCGGCAGCATCCACCTTGCTTTTTTCACGTCGGCCTCGGAACGTGCTGCTTTTGAGCGAGTTGCGAGTGCAACAGGTTCGTCCTGCACGACGCTTCACATCCGTCTTATGCAGCGGAGACCTTTCCTGCTTGTTAATAATTAGGCGGCTTTTGAGCAAATGCTCCTGCAACACTACAGCGACCGACAGAAGCTCCACTCGTGTCCTTTAGATACAGTGACAGAGAGGTCAGGGGTTTTAACAGAGGGTCGTGTTTTACTATAATGAGCCGAGATGAGCTGCAGACACGGTGCAGGATATCAGTAATCTGGCATTACTACTGCTTACGAGCTCACCAAGAACCACAACACATGTCTGCATTTCATACACAGGTCAAACATCAACTCTCCTTCTTCCCTGCTCCTTTCCGCCCCCTCCGCCATACTTAAAACAGCTGCCCAGATGTCCAATCCGCTAAAGTAATCCGCAGATGCCGGATcgcacagcaggaggcagggagATCGAGGAGAAGAGACGGGATAAAAGGAAGCTGGAAGTGTGGGGgtggcgggtgggggggggggggggggggggggggggggtctgcactTTGAACCCCGCCCAGCCTCCCTGATAGCGGCTCCATTAGGGGCTCGGTCCAGATGTGCTGAACACATGGCGCACCGAGCAGTCTGTCAGAGACAGGCAGGACTGGCACGGGCACGAAGCTaagcaaacaagcaaacaagagATTTCGAAGAAAGAGCGGCTAGAAATTAATGCTTAAGCCCAAAGACACGGGGATCTGTAATCAGCTTTGCTGCATAACTGACCATAGAAAGCGGCCGTGTAAACAGACGCAGACACTTTAGAGCGGGGCATATGTCCAAGGAAAGAGTGCGTGGGTTCAACTTTGCATGTCTGGGCGCTCAGATTAAAAATAACCAGCAAAGCGTGAGAAGATTTGAAGGGATactaaaaaaaaagtgttttcctCACCACGGCTGCAGCAGTGCCTGCTCCGAGCGAGGCCCAGCTCAGGATCAGAGACAGCCCAACAAAAGCCATGATCCTAGAGCGAAATAGcaaatgggagagagagagagatgggtgACTGGGAGAGGCAGACGGAGACAAAGCCACATGgagagcagcagatgaatcGGTTTATCTTTGTGCCAGTGATCTCCAGCGCCCTTTTCTCCAAGTTAATTTGATTTGTTCTTTCCAGCTCGCGCTTGGGAATTGTTCCCCTTCCGCCCAAACACAGGGACTCAACTTACGCTCTGTGCCGGTGCACTGCAGCATAGACCACATGACTGGAAATTCAATTTATTATGGAGGGGAATAAAAGATAAATTAACTCATGACTCCTTGGCGAATTCACTCGTTAGTTCTtgacacataaaaaaaaaaaggagctaTTGTATTCAGCTGTAAGTTTTGCCGAAGCTTTAAAAGGAACTGTTCAATAGAGGTCTCGCAAGGCCAGAAGTGAAGAGAAGACTAGAGGAAGTCTGGGGACTTTCCATCTCTGCCTTTTGtcatttctgctccactgtTTTTCCACTAGCAACTACTTTAACTGGCTGCACTTCGAGACCTGTCAGTCGTAGGTCTTCTCGAGGCCGCTGCCCTCCTTTGTTCCTCTTTGCTGAAGAGTCACATCATTCAAAAACGCTATTTGAATGATGCCAGCGTCTTAGTGACCAGCGTAGGCGCTGGAGAGGGAGCTGGAAGCGCAGCGTGATCGCTGTAAAAAGCCGGCTGAGCGCTTCACCTCCCAACTCGCTCTCTGACCTttttaaaagcaccaataaaGCAGCTTGAGAGCACTTAACAATTAGTTAAGGGTGCGGACGCGCGCAATCAATAGGCATTAGCGAGGAGGATGTGCAGGTCCGGTAGTGAGCATCATCTGCTGACACTGACGCCCAAAAGGGACGGGAAGTGCGGTCTGTGGATTTAGCTCCTCAGACGCCGGCGTTGCTTTGAATTACTGACGCGTAGCTGCTCCTCACCTTCTGTGTCGCGGCCCCAGTTTAGAGCAGAGACTATAACCCAGGCGGAGCGACCATGGATTTTCACTGAGACTAAATCTAAGCCCGATGCTACAAGGTTAACCGTGATTGTGTGTGGAcgaaacacaaagcaaagaggagaaaagaggatcAAATCACCGGTGCTGTTGATAGAGTGAGCCGACTGGCGGAAAAGAAAAGGCCTTCACATTCGCACCTTCACATCCGCATTCAGGATACGTACACGATAAGCAGGCATCGAGAATGCTTGGCCATCCCTAGGCACACGGCCAGGCAGATCACCAGATCcaggatcagcagcagcagatatgCCAGCCATCTGAAaacgaaggggggggggtgagaaagAAAGCGTCAGCATAACAATCCTGATTGATCCCCATCGCCTGCACCCTCGGCGCACGTGTACAACATGCGTTCGGGACTGGACGCGTGGGATCTATCTGGGCCGTGCATCAACATTCTCGTCTCCGAGTCGGAGCCCATCTGTTCCAGGTAATTTCCACCCCGTCGGCTTAATAATTCAACGGCACAAATCTATAGGCATTAATTTTTCAAGCCTCGAAAATGCCCTTCACAGCAACGCCCTGCCCTCAGCGTGGACTAGAAATACCCCCGAGCAAGGAAAACACACGGGGCGGCGGGCGGTGCATCGCTGGCTCCCAGGAGGCCGGTTGGAAAAGGACTGGAAGTTTACAGCAAAGACGGGGAACGCAAGAAAACATAGGGACGAAGTCCGAAAGGATGAGTTAATTCTGTACGTCCACCAAGGTCACCAGAGGATATGATTCAATCAAGCTGTGTGGATAGGTCCAAAGGTGGCCTAACAAGATATAGATTGTGTAGAGGATGATAAACAAACTATTTAACTAGAAGAGATGACACTTAATCTGCATTAAAAGTTGGGTATATAGAAATGGAACAGGGAATATTGGAGAAGTCAACGGTGTTATCCACGCCCTTAGTCGGATAATAGGAATCATCAATACAGGCCTGCGCCGACGGATGCATGAAATCCCATCAAGACCCATGAGACTGGTGTTAGAACGCACAAAGTGGCATCTGGTGTCGGGACCAAAAGGAAACGCACCATGTGGGAATACGGGACGTATAAAATGAGCAAACCCAACGTCATCTGATCTCTATTCGCTATCGAACCTCAGGACCTGCTGAACATTTGGACGTTTCATTTCTCCTTTCTTTGTAAATTCCTTCAGAATGAGGATGGAACAGACGACACATCTAGTTTTACACAATACCACACACAATCGCGGCACGGACGCACGCCGTTGCGCTGAACGCTCCGAAGGCGCGAGGCTCTCGGGGAAAAAAACGCCTCTGCTACGTTTCATCAGATTCCACAGAGTGAGCGTGGAGCTAGAGATTAACCAGGACCTGCCTGTGTGGTAATCAGATGCCAGGTGACTAATGCGGCTTTTCGCCGGCTCGAGGAGGAGAGCATCAACACAAGTAAACAAAAGGAATGAAGCGATGTTAATAATCTCGCTGATAAAAGAAAGGCGGACGCGTCACATTTGGGGACTCTAAAGGCCTTTTAGATTAGATTGTAATGTGTTCCCGCTAAATCTGCAACGTGTCGGGATCAGTTAGGATGAGCCCAGTGTTCTGAGATGCTTAGACGGCTCCAAATTAACAGTTCACGCAGCCCAGATAAAGCAAATATGTccatttaatgttttatgagCGAATATTAAAATTTAGTCTCACGAACGAGAGACGGAGCAGTTGCTATTTA
It encodes:
- the LOC114860785 gene encoding protein tweety homolog 2-like isoform X2, with protein sequence MATARLDYVAPWWTYWLHNFPHFNFFFQSVDSTFRPEEESYQQSLVVLGCVGAAGLGLSLLVLTAYLACLCCCRNKKDEDAKRPDTCCVTWAAVVAGLVICSAVGVGFYGNSETNDGVYQLTYSLHNANHTLGSINNLVTETLSNVDTGLRQHLERLDEIFATRSDYLQALRFMRLMVNNVIRELTVLPDIKKADVDLATIADQTAFIEYYRWLAYLLLLILDLVICLAVCLGMAKHSRCLLIVIMAFVGLSLILSWASLGAGTAAAVGTSDFCVSPDKFIVNKTKGFLTADVAHYYLFCSPNLPNPFQQSLTIGQRSLTTMQIQIQGLLQFSVPVFPTAERDLVGIQRLLNSTEFSLHQLTALLDCRGLHKDYLDALIGVCYDGVEGLLYLSLFSLLSACALSAMLCAIFQVWTLMGSRDKEYDDIDEEDPFNPQARRMSYNPRRANIHSFCSYTSSFGSQASLQPPPPSVSNAAPPPEYMNQSMLFGGSPRYENVPLIGRGSPPPSYSPSMRTTYLSLTDAQGRHFGTDFQV
- the LOC114860785 gene encoding protein tweety homolog 2-like isoform X1 — protein: MSRPLRWRRQVHVVRSLVVLGCVGAAGLGLSLLVLTAYLACLCCCRNKKDEDAKRPDTCCVTWAAVVAGLVICSAVGVGFYGNSETNDGVYQLTYSLHNANHTLGSINNLVTETLSNVDTGLRQHLERLDEIFATRSDYLQALRFMRLMVNNVIRELTVLPDIKKADVDLATIADQTAFIEYYRWLAYLLLLILDLVICLAVCLGMAKHSRCLLIVIMAFVGLSLILSWASLGAGTAAAVGTSDFCVSPDKFIVNKTKGFLTADVAHYYLFCSPNLPNPFQQSLTIGQRSLTTMQIQIQGLLQFSVPVFPTAERDLVGIQRLLNSTEFSLHQLTALLDCRGLHKDYLDALIGVCYDGVEGLLYLSLFSLLSACALSAMLCAIFQVWTLMGSRDKEYDDIDEEDPFNPQARRMSYNPRRANIHSFCSYTSSFGSQASLQPPPPSVSNAAPPPEYMNQSMLFGGSPRYENVPLIGRGSPPPSYSPSMRTTYLSLTDAQGRHFGTDFQV